A genome region from Paralichthys olivaceus isolate ysfri-2021 chromosome 6, ASM2471397v2, whole genome shotgun sequence includes the following:
- the l1cama gene encoding neural cell adhesion molecule L1.2 isoform X1: MPHTQRQQVGSRGQCSSHLLPLLLFLLSLAARHSQAAIHIPSNYHISDLKRPPAITTQPESVTVFSVEDLVMSCEASGNPAPIFRWTKDGEEFVPGSDPELKVSEHTGSFAFYTLSNTMDTLKQYQGKYICYASNELGTAMSNEAVLITDVPPTLQKEKKVTVKSEQGSSIVLKCNPPQSSMEPIIHWMDWRLHHIQLSQRVVVGKDGNLYFAHLTAEDSRDDYTCNVQYLATRTILPKEAITLTVTASNSVVRNKRPQMMRPTGSHSTYHALRGQTVELECIVQGLPTPDVMWLRKDGELSESRTMKDMFDRRLRFSNISESDAGEYQCKATNSQGKITHTYTVIVEAAPHWVKEPVSQLYAPGETVRLDCQADGIPSPTISWTINGIPLTDIDTDSRRSVTPSGSLILNDVNFEDTAIYQCQASNKHGTILTNTNVYVIELPPQILTEDGNTYTFTEGHKALMECETFGSPQPKVTWESGSDSLLADPRVNLLTNGGLEIANVTHDDEGLYTCSVQNTNMSINAELEVLNRTVILSPPQALKVQPGNTAIFTCLALVDPKLGFPLIQWRKNNQKLYESQSDQKYTIEGPDLMIANVEADDEAVYTCQVITKLDMAEASGTLTLCDRPDPPVLLQITDPKHRAVTLSWTPGDDHNSPVLEYMIEFEDQDSKEKGWEKMKTVSGNTERASLPLWPDMSYRFRVIAINDLGKSDPSKPSEMHKTQAEAPDNNPEDVRSESTDPDTLVITWEEMDKRNFNGPDFKYRVLWRRVLGSGPNWHINYTAAPPFIINDVGNFSAFEIKVQAMNKNGDGPEPDPVIGYSGEDVPLEAPMDVGVVLINSTTIKVTWAAVDRDTVRGHLLGYKIYLTRTGSRGHHRGRRAKESENTMVVETGANEEKKVISDLRPYSHYTLAVMVFNSKGEGPASETLSFKTHEGVPGPPMSLSLDSPSETEMTLRWTPPGQPNGLLIGYLLQYQRIVESDDSPTQVEAIEDPTVTHLTLRGLDRHSQYRFSLRGRTATGDGEPIKKDGATTLDGAPPSNISLSVGENSVNLSWVAKKRHRNVDFQIHYLRKNDGSTWKKTEKVNSSQSSYQLQGLTPGSLYHLRFTYSNTTFWETDIKTDGTAVTEVQQNFATQGWFIGVVSAIVLLLLILLILCFIKRSKGGKYSVKDKEEGPMDSEARPMKDETFGEYRSLESDLEEKHTASQPSLCEESKLCSEDNLDFNGSSAITTELNMDESLVSQLSRPSEGPDALHGLPDNSPLNPTAVSPATNGTPNSVTILD, translated from the exons ATGCCTCACACGCAGCGACAGCAGGTTGGCAGTAGGGGGCAGtgctcctcccacctcctccccctcctccttttcctcctatCCCTTGCTGCCCGGCACAGCCAAGCAGCCATACACATACCCTCCAACT ACCACATAAGTGATC TGAAGAGGCCTCCAGCGATCACCACGCAGCCGGAGTCTGTCACCGTCTTCAGCGTTGAGGACCTCGTCATGAGCTGCGAAGCCTCTGGAAACCCTGCGCCCAT tTTCCGATGGACAAAGGATGGAGAGGAGTTTGTCCCTGGCAGCGACCCAGAGCTGAAGGTTTCCGAGCACACTGGCTCATTCGCATTCTACACACTCAGTAACACTATGGACACCCTGAAGCAGTACCAAGGCAAATACATCTGCTATGCGTCCAACGAGCTGGGGACTGCTATGTCTAATGAGGCTGTACTCATCACTGATG TGCCTCCGAccctgcagaaagaaaaaaaggttacTGTGAAGTCTGAGCAGGGAAGCAGTATTGTTCTGAAGTGTAACCCCCCACAGAGCTCAATGGAGCCAATCATTCACTGGATGGACTGGA gGCTCCATCATATCCAACTTAGTCAGCGAGTGGTGGTGGGGAAGGATGGCAACCTGTACTTTGCCCATTTGACGGCAGAGGACAGCAGGGACGACTACACCTGCAACGTCCAGTACCTGGCGACTCGCACCATTCTGCCAAAGGAAGCCATCACACTGACTGTCACTGCTT CCAACTCGGTAGTGCGGAACAAGAGGCCTCAGATGATGAGACCTACTGGAAGCCACAGCACTTACCACGCCCTCAGGGGCCAGACCGTGGAGCTTGAGTGCATCGTCCAAGGCct TCCGACTCCCGATGTGATGTGGCTGAGGAAGGACGGTGAGCTCTCTGAGTCTCGAACCATGAAGGACATGTTTGACCGCCGCCTGCGCTTCAGCAACATCTCGGAGAGCGACGCGGGCGAGTACCAGTGTAAAGCCACCAACTCCCAGGGAAAgatcacacacacttacactgtGATTGTGGAAG CTGCTCCCCACTGGGTTAAGGAGCCTGTCAGTCAGTTATATGCCCCGGGTGAGACAGTCAGACTGGACTGTCAGGCAGACGGCATCCCCTCTCCTACCATCAGCTGGACCATCAATGGGATCCCCCTCACAG ATATCGATACGGACTCCAGACGTAGTGTGACTCCAAGCGGCTCTCTTATCCTAAATGATGTCAACTTTGAAGACACCGCCATATACCAGTGTCAGGCCTCCAATAAGCACGGAACCATCCTCACCAATACCAACGTTTATGTGATcg aGCTGCCACCACAGATCCTTACCGAGGATGggaacacatacacatttacagaGGGCCACAAGGCTTTGATGGAGTGTGAGACCTTTGGTTCTCCTCAACCTAAAGTAACATG ggagagTGGCAGTGACTCCCTTCTGGCAGATCCCAGAGTGAACCTACTGACGAATGGGGGCCTCGAGATCGCTAATGTCACCCATGATGACGAAGGCCTCTACACCTGCTCTGTGCAGAACACCAACATGTCAATTAATGCAGAGCTGGAAGTGCTCA ACAGGACCGTGATCTTGTCGCCACCACAGGCCCTAAAGGTGCAGCCTGGAAACACAGCCATCTTCACCTGTCTGGCCCTAGTTGACCCCAAACTCGGTTTTCCGCTCATTCAGTGGAGAAAGAACAATCAGAAGCTGTATGAGTCGCAAAGTGACCAAAA ATACACAATAGAGGGACCAGACCTGATGATAGCTAATGTGGAAGCAGATGATGAGGCTGTGTACACCTGTCAGGTCATCACTAAGCTGGACATGGCTGAGGCCAGTGGCACCCTCACTTTATGTG ATCGTCCAGACCCTCCTGTCCTCCTTCAGATCACTGATCCTAAGCATCGTGCAGTCACCCTCAGCTGGACTCCTGGAGACGACCATAACAGCCCTGTGTTAG AGTACATGATTGAGTTTGAGGACCAAGATTCGAAGGAGAAGGGCTGGGAAAAGATGAAGACAGTAAGTGGGAACACAGAGCGTGCCAGTCTCCCTCTGTGGCCTGACATGTCCTATCGTTTCCGGGTCATTGCCATCAATGATTTGGGTAAGAGCGACCCCAGCAAGCCGTCTGAAATGCACAAGACACAAGCTGAAG CTCCAGACAATAACCCTGAAGATGTTAGAAGTGAGTCCACAGACCCAGACACTCTGGTCATCACCTGGGAG GAAATGGACAAACGCAACTTCAATGGGCCTGACTTTAAGTACAGGGTACTGTGGAGGCGAGTGCTGGGCAGCGGGCCCAACTGGCACATCAATTACACAGCCGCACCGCCATTCATCATCAATGACGTTGGCAACTTCTCCGCTTTTGAGATAAAAGTACAGGCTATGAATAAGAATGGAGATGGACCAGAACCAGACCCGGTCATTGGCTACTCAGGGGAAGatg TTCCGTTGGAGGCTCCAATGGATGTGGGCGTTGTACTAATAAATAGCACTACCATCAAAGTGACCTGGGCAGCAGTAGACAGAGATACTGTCAGAGGGCACCTGCTGGGATATAAG ATCTACTTGACCAGGACTGGCTCTAGGGGCCACCACCGTGGCAGAAGGGCCAAGGAGTCAGAAAATACCATGGTGGTAGAGACCGGGGCCAacgaggagaagaaggtgatCAGTGATCTCAGACCATACTCCCACTATACGCTGGCTGTCATGGTATTCAACAGCAAGGGAGAGGGACCTGCCTCTGAGACGCTGTCCTTCAAGACCCACGAGGGAG TTCCCGGTCCTCCCATGTCCCTGAGTTTGGACAGCCCATCAGAGACGGAGATGACCCTCCGCTGGACGCCTCCCGGACAACCCAACGGACTCCTCATTGGATATCTCCTGCAATACCAACGAA TTGTGGAGAGTGATGACAGCCCCACGCAAGTAGAGGCAATAGAAGATCCCACTGTCACCCACCTCACACTGAGGGGCCTGGACCGGCACAGCCAGTATCGCTTCTCTCTGCGGGGGCGCACTGCTACTGGAGACGGAGAGCCCATAAAGAAGGACGGAGCCACCACGCTGGATGGAG CGCCTCCTTCCAACATCAGCCTGTCTGTGGGGGAAAACTCAGTTAACCTTAGCTGGGTAGCCAAAAAGAGACATAGGAATGTTGACTTCCAGATACACTACCTCAGGAAGAATG ATGGCAGTACATGGAAGAAGACGGAGAAGGTGAACTCTTCTCAGTCTTCCTACCAGCTCCAAGGCCTGACACCTGGCTCTCTTTATCATTTACGCTTCACCTACAGCAACACCACCTTCTGGGAGACTGACATCAAAACAGACGGAACAG CCGTGACGGAGGTGCAGCAGAACTTTGCGACGCAAGGCTGGTTTATCGGCGTAGTGAGCGCcatcgtgctgctgctgctgatactGCTCATCCTCTGCTTCATCAAGAGGAGCAAAGGGGGAAAGTACTCAG TGAAAGATAAAGAGGAGGGCCCGATGGATTCAGAGGCGCGGCCTATGAAAGATGAGACTTTCGGAGAGTACAG ATCTCTAGAAAG CGATCTCGAGGAGAAGCACACGGCCAGCCAGCCATCCCTGTGCGAGGAGAGCAAGCTGTGCAGCGAGGACAACCTCGACTTCAACGGCAGCAGTGCCATAACCACGGAGCTCAACATGGACGAGTCTCTGGTCAGCCAGCTGAGTCGACCCAGCGAGGGCCCAGATGCGCTCCACGGCCTGCCAGACAACTCCCCGCTCAACCCCACCGCCGTCTCCCCAGCTACCAATGGCACGCCCAACTCAGTTACCATTCTAGATTAA
- the l1cama gene encoding neural cell adhesion molecule L1.2 isoform X2: MPHTQRQQVGSRGQCSSHLLPLLLFLLSLAARHSQAAIHIPSNYHISDLKRPPAITTQPESVTVFSVEDLVMSCEASGNPAPIFRWTKDGEEFVPGSDPELKVSEHTGSFAFYTLSNTMDTLKQYQGKYICYASNELGTAMSNEAVLITDVPPTLQKEKKVTVKSEQGSSIVLKCNPPQSSMEPIIHWMDWRLHHIQLSQRVVVGKDGNLYFAHLTAEDSRDDYTCNVQYLATRTILPKEAITLTVTASNSVVRNKRPQMMRPTGSHSTYHALRGQTVELECIVQGLPTPDVMWLRKDGELSESRTMKDMFDRRLRFSNISESDAGEYQCKATNSQGKITHTYTVIVEAAPHWVKEPVSQLYAPGETVRLDCQADGIPSPTISWTINGIPLTDIDTDSRRSVTPSGSLILNDVNFEDTAIYQCQASNKHGTILTNTNVYVIELPPQILTEDGNTYTFTEGHKALMECETFGSPQPKVTWESGSDSLLADPRVNLLTNGGLEIANVTHDDEGLYTCSVQNTNMSINAELEVLNRTVILSPPQALKVQPGNTAIFTCLALVDPKLGFPLIQWRKNNQKLYESQSDQKYTIEGPDLMIANVEADDEAVYTCQVITKLDMAEASGTLTLCDRPDPPVLLQITDPKHRAVTLSWTPGDDHNSPVLEYMIEFEDQDSKEKGWEKMKTVSGNTERASLPLWPDMSYRFRVIAINDLGKSDPSKPSEMHKTQAEAPDNNPEDVRSESTDPDTLVITWEEMDKRNFNGPDFKYRVLWRRVLGSGPNWHINYTAAPPFIINDVGNFSAFEIKVQAMNKNGDGPEPDPVIGYSGEDVPLEAPMDVGVVLINSTTIKVTWAAVDRDTVRGHLLGYKIYLTRTGSRGHHRGRRAKESENTMVVETGANEEKKVISDLRPYSHYTLAVMVFNSKGEGPASETLSFKTHEGVPGPPMSLSLDSPSETEMTLRWTPPGQPNGLLIGYLLQYQRIVESDDSPTQVEAIEDPTVTHLTLRGLDRHSQYRFSLRGRTATGDGEPIKKDGATTLDGAPPSNISLSVGENSVNLSWVAKKRHRNVDFQIHYLRKNDGSTWKKTEKVNSSQSSYQLQGLTPGSLYHLRFTYSNTTFWETDIKTDGTAVTEVQQNFATQGWFIGVVSAIVLLLLILLILCFIKRSKGGKYSVKDKEEGPMDSEARPMKDETFGEYSDLEEKHTASQPSLCEESKLCSEDNLDFNGSSAITTELNMDESLVSQLSRPSEGPDALHGLPDNSPLNPTAVSPATNGTPNSVTILD, translated from the exons ATGCCTCACACGCAGCGACAGCAGGTTGGCAGTAGGGGGCAGtgctcctcccacctcctccccctcctccttttcctcctatCCCTTGCTGCCCGGCACAGCCAAGCAGCCATACACATACCCTCCAACT ACCACATAAGTGATC TGAAGAGGCCTCCAGCGATCACCACGCAGCCGGAGTCTGTCACCGTCTTCAGCGTTGAGGACCTCGTCATGAGCTGCGAAGCCTCTGGAAACCCTGCGCCCAT tTTCCGATGGACAAAGGATGGAGAGGAGTTTGTCCCTGGCAGCGACCCAGAGCTGAAGGTTTCCGAGCACACTGGCTCATTCGCATTCTACACACTCAGTAACACTATGGACACCCTGAAGCAGTACCAAGGCAAATACATCTGCTATGCGTCCAACGAGCTGGGGACTGCTATGTCTAATGAGGCTGTACTCATCACTGATG TGCCTCCGAccctgcagaaagaaaaaaaggttacTGTGAAGTCTGAGCAGGGAAGCAGTATTGTTCTGAAGTGTAACCCCCCACAGAGCTCAATGGAGCCAATCATTCACTGGATGGACTGGA gGCTCCATCATATCCAACTTAGTCAGCGAGTGGTGGTGGGGAAGGATGGCAACCTGTACTTTGCCCATTTGACGGCAGAGGACAGCAGGGACGACTACACCTGCAACGTCCAGTACCTGGCGACTCGCACCATTCTGCCAAAGGAAGCCATCACACTGACTGTCACTGCTT CCAACTCGGTAGTGCGGAACAAGAGGCCTCAGATGATGAGACCTACTGGAAGCCACAGCACTTACCACGCCCTCAGGGGCCAGACCGTGGAGCTTGAGTGCATCGTCCAAGGCct TCCGACTCCCGATGTGATGTGGCTGAGGAAGGACGGTGAGCTCTCTGAGTCTCGAACCATGAAGGACATGTTTGACCGCCGCCTGCGCTTCAGCAACATCTCGGAGAGCGACGCGGGCGAGTACCAGTGTAAAGCCACCAACTCCCAGGGAAAgatcacacacacttacactgtGATTGTGGAAG CTGCTCCCCACTGGGTTAAGGAGCCTGTCAGTCAGTTATATGCCCCGGGTGAGACAGTCAGACTGGACTGTCAGGCAGACGGCATCCCCTCTCCTACCATCAGCTGGACCATCAATGGGATCCCCCTCACAG ATATCGATACGGACTCCAGACGTAGTGTGACTCCAAGCGGCTCTCTTATCCTAAATGATGTCAACTTTGAAGACACCGCCATATACCAGTGTCAGGCCTCCAATAAGCACGGAACCATCCTCACCAATACCAACGTTTATGTGATcg aGCTGCCACCACAGATCCTTACCGAGGATGggaacacatacacatttacagaGGGCCACAAGGCTTTGATGGAGTGTGAGACCTTTGGTTCTCCTCAACCTAAAGTAACATG ggagagTGGCAGTGACTCCCTTCTGGCAGATCCCAGAGTGAACCTACTGACGAATGGGGGCCTCGAGATCGCTAATGTCACCCATGATGACGAAGGCCTCTACACCTGCTCTGTGCAGAACACCAACATGTCAATTAATGCAGAGCTGGAAGTGCTCA ACAGGACCGTGATCTTGTCGCCACCACAGGCCCTAAAGGTGCAGCCTGGAAACACAGCCATCTTCACCTGTCTGGCCCTAGTTGACCCCAAACTCGGTTTTCCGCTCATTCAGTGGAGAAAGAACAATCAGAAGCTGTATGAGTCGCAAAGTGACCAAAA ATACACAATAGAGGGACCAGACCTGATGATAGCTAATGTGGAAGCAGATGATGAGGCTGTGTACACCTGTCAGGTCATCACTAAGCTGGACATGGCTGAGGCCAGTGGCACCCTCACTTTATGTG ATCGTCCAGACCCTCCTGTCCTCCTTCAGATCACTGATCCTAAGCATCGTGCAGTCACCCTCAGCTGGACTCCTGGAGACGACCATAACAGCCCTGTGTTAG AGTACATGATTGAGTTTGAGGACCAAGATTCGAAGGAGAAGGGCTGGGAAAAGATGAAGACAGTAAGTGGGAACACAGAGCGTGCCAGTCTCCCTCTGTGGCCTGACATGTCCTATCGTTTCCGGGTCATTGCCATCAATGATTTGGGTAAGAGCGACCCCAGCAAGCCGTCTGAAATGCACAAGACACAAGCTGAAG CTCCAGACAATAACCCTGAAGATGTTAGAAGTGAGTCCACAGACCCAGACACTCTGGTCATCACCTGGGAG GAAATGGACAAACGCAACTTCAATGGGCCTGACTTTAAGTACAGGGTACTGTGGAGGCGAGTGCTGGGCAGCGGGCCCAACTGGCACATCAATTACACAGCCGCACCGCCATTCATCATCAATGACGTTGGCAACTTCTCCGCTTTTGAGATAAAAGTACAGGCTATGAATAAGAATGGAGATGGACCAGAACCAGACCCGGTCATTGGCTACTCAGGGGAAGatg TTCCGTTGGAGGCTCCAATGGATGTGGGCGTTGTACTAATAAATAGCACTACCATCAAAGTGACCTGGGCAGCAGTAGACAGAGATACTGTCAGAGGGCACCTGCTGGGATATAAG ATCTACTTGACCAGGACTGGCTCTAGGGGCCACCACCGTGGCAGAAGGGCCAAGGAGTCAGAAAATACCATGGTGGTAGAGACCGGGGCCAacgaggagaagaaggtgatCAGTGATCTCAGACCATACTCCCACTATACGCTGGCTGTCATGGTATTCAACAGCAAGGGAGAGGGACCTGCCTCTGAGACGCTGTCCTTCAAGACCCACGAGGGAG TTCCCGGTCCTCCCATGTCCCTGAGTTTGGACAGCCCATCAGAGACGGAGATGACCCTCCGCTGGACGCCTCCCGGACAACCCAACGGACTCCTCATTGGATATCTCCTGCAATACCAACGAA TTGTGGAGAGTGATGACAGCCCCACGCAAGTAGAGGCAATAGAAGATCCCACTGTCACCCACCTCACACTGAGGGGCCTGGACCGGCACAGCCAGTATCGCTTCTCTCTGCGGGGGCGCACTGCTACTGGAGACGGAGAGCCCATAAAGAAGGACGGAGCCACCACGCTGGATGGAG CGCCTCCTTCCAACATCAGCCTGTCTGTGGGGGAAAACTCAGTTAACCTTAGCTGGGTAGCCAAAAAGAGACATAGGAATGTTGACTTCCAGATACACTACCTCAGGAAGAATG ATGGCAGTACATGGAAGAAGACGGAGAAGGTGAACTCTTCTCAGTCTTCCTACCAGCTCCAAGGCCTGACACCTGGCTCTCTTTATCATTTACGCTTCACCTACAGCAACACCACCTTCTGGGAGACTGACATCAAAACAGACGGAACAG CCGTGACGGAGGTGCAGCAGAACTTTGCGACGCAAGGCTGGTTTATCGGCGTAGTGAGCGCcatcgtgctgctgctgctgatactGCTCATCCTCTGCTTCATCAAGAGGAGCAAAGGGGGAAAGTACTCAG TGAAAGATAAAGAGGAGGGCCCGATGGATTCAGAGGCGCGGCCTATGAAAGATGAGACTTTCGGAGAGTACAG CGATCTCGAGGAGAAGCACACGGCCAGCCAGCCATCCCTGTGCGAGGAGAGCAAGCTGTGCAGCGAGGACAACCTCGACTTCAACGGCAGCAGTGCCATAACCACGGAGCTCAACATGGACGAGTCTCTGGTCAGCCAGCTGAGTCGACCCAGCGAGGGCCCAGATGCGCTCCACGGCCTGCCAGACAACTCCCCGCTCAACCCCACCGCCGTCTCCCCAGCTACCAATGGCACGCCCAACTCAGTTACCATTCTAGATTAA